The genomic region GATCACGGGCCAGGGCGTTCGAGCGCTCATCAACGGGCGCCCAGTCCTGGTGGGAAACCGACGCCTGCTGGAGGGAGCCGGAATCGACGCCGACCCGTTGGCCGGGGACTCACAACGGCTGGCCACCGATGGCAAGACCCCCATGCTGGTGGCCATCGACGGCGTCCCGGCCGGGGTGATCGGGGTAGCTGACACTCTCAAGGAGGGATCCGCTGCGGCGATCGCGGCACTGCAGTCTCGGGGAATCGACGTGGTGATGATGACTGGGGACAATCGTGCCACCGCGGCAGCGATCGCGCGCCAGGTCGGTATCGGCAGGGTCGTGGCCGAAGTTCTGCCCGAGCACAAGGCCCGCGAGGTCAAGCGCCTGCAGAGCGAAGGGCGAGTGGTCGGGATGGTCGGAGACGGCATCAACGACGCACCCGCACTTGCGCAGGCCGATGTCGGCTCCGCCATCGGCACCGGCACGGACGTGGCCATCGAGTCGTCGGACATCACCTTGATCAGCGGGGCTCTGTCAGGTTTGGTGAACGCGATCGACCTGTCTCGGGCGACGATGCGCAACATCCGCCAGAACCTGGTCTTCGCCTTCGTCTACAACGGGCTCGGCATCCCCGTGGCCGCGGGCGTGCTGTATCCCGCGTTCGGGCTGGTACTCAGCCCGATCATCGCCGCGGGGGCGATGGCGCTGTCCTCGCTGTCGGTGGTGGCCAACGCCAACCGGCTGCGGACCTTCACACCTCCGTCGGTACCCGCCGACGTCGTTGTTGCTGGCATCGACCCAGTTGTCGAGATCGGCGGCGACCGTTCGGAGGAGCAGGCAACGCCCCCGACCACCCCTACGAGGACGGAGCCGACCGTCGACCCAGTGTGTGGGATGAGCATCGAGCAGGCCGGGGCGGCGGTCAGCATCGAGCACCACGGCGCGACGTATCACTTCTGTTCACAGCACTGCGCCACAGCTTTTGGGAAGGAGCCGAGTCGCTACGCGCAGGCCTAACAGACATCCGGGCGCCCCCCTGGAGGGCGCCCACCCGGGGGCCGACATACCCAGTTGGCCCGACGCAGCGTCAGAGAAGGAGAGTGGAGCGATGGCCGCAACTAGCGTGGCCCGCAGCTCGTTGATCCTGCGGCTCAAGCGGGTTGAGGGACAGGTGCGTGGCATCGCCCGAATGGTCAACGATGACCGGGACTGTATCGACATCCTTACCCAGCTCTCCGCCGCAGACCAGGGCCTTCGCAGCGTCGCGGTCGGGCTCCTGGACGAGCATGTCGCGCAGTGCCTGGTCGCAGCAGGGGACGCCAGCGAATCGCACAGAGCCACCAAGCTTCGAGAAGCCCATGACGCCATTGTCCGGCTGGCCCGACATTGACCGGCCCGCTATGGACGGCCGGCGCGCGATCTCCACGCAACGAACCGCCCCGCTATTCCCAGTCATGTCTGAGACGGGATCGGATGGAGTGGCTGCCGAACCGACCACGAAGGAGGACTTGTGATGCAGACCAATCCCCGAGCCGCTGACGACCACCAGTCACCGGAGGATGCGCCCGGCAGCCTGACCCTGGTCGGGGCAGTTTCCCTGGGCACCGGCGTCATGATCGGCGCGGGCATCTTCGCGCTCACCGGGCAAACCGCCCGGCTTGCCGGCAACTGGTTCCCGGCGGCGTTCGTCGCTGCGGCAGTGGTCGTCGCCCTCAGTGCGTACTCCTACGTCAAGCTGTCCAACGCCTACCCGTCCTCGGGAGGTGTTGCCAAGTTTCTCCGTGAGGAGTACGGCC from Nocardioides salarius harbors:
- a CDS encoding metal-sensitive transcriptional regulator, with product MAATSVARSSLILRLKRVEGQVRGIARMVNDDRDCIDILTQLSAADQGLRSVAVGLLDEHVAQCLVAAGDASESHRATKLREAHDAIVRLARH